From Acidipropionibacterium acidipropionici, one genomic window encodes:
- a CDS encoding small basic family protein, with amino-acid sequence MLAVIGLIVGIVLGIVLNPSIPVWLQPYLPIMIVAALDALFGACRSYLSHTFSDRVFVVSFLSNVAIAALIVWMGDQIGVGSQLSTAVVVVLGIRIFTNAAAIRRAVLHA; translated from the coding sequence GTGTTAGCAGTCATCGGCCTGATCGTCGGCATCGTGCTCGGCATCGTTCTCAACCCGAGCATCCCGGTGTGGCTCCAGCCCTATCTGCCGATCATGATCGTCGCCGCCCTGGACGCCCTGTTCGGCGCATGCCGCTCCTACCTGTCCCACACCTTCTCCGACCGGGTCTTCGTGGTGTCCTTCCTGTCGAATGTCGCCATCGCCGCCCTCATCGTCTGGATGGGGGACCAGATCGGCGTCGGCTCCCAGCTGTCGACCGCCGTCGTGGTGGTGCTGGGCATCCGCATCTTCACCAACGCCGCAGCGATCCGCCGGGCGGTGCTCCATGCCTGA
- a CDS encoding CDP-alcohol phosphatidyltransferase family protein, whose product MGRSAVFGASSSLGVVTTSYDTERFWTVPNGLSILRLLGVPVFLWLVLVPRADGWAVLVLAAAGLSDWLDGQIARRWHQVSRAGQILDPAADRLYILSTIVALMVRGVVPAWLVVVLVARDLLLLAQVPLLHTRGFTSLPVHFVGKAATFCLLYSFPLVLLGHLGAGIWTVARIVGWAFAIWGTVLYWWAGLLYARQTWHIYTTLPPAKSREQVRR is encoded by the coding sequence GTGGGCCGATCCGCCGTTTTCGGCGCGTCCTCTAGTCTTGGAGTCGTGACGACGAGCTACGACACCGAACGGTTCTGGACAGTGCCGAATGGCCTGTCGATACTCAGGCTGCTCGGCGTCCCCGTCTTCCTGTGGCTGGTGCTGGTGCCCCGCGCCGACGGCTGGGCGGTCCTGGTGCTGGCCGCCGCCGGTCTGTCCGACTGGCTCGACGGCCAGATCGCCCGCAGATGGCACCAGGTGTCCCGGGCCGGTCAGATCCTGGATCCGGCCGCCGACCGGCTCTACATCCTGTCGACCATCGTGGCCCTCATGGTGCGCGGGGTGGTGCCCGCCTGGCTGGTGGTCGTCCTGGTCGCCAGGGATCTGCTCCTGCTGGCTCAGGTGCCGCTGCTGCACACCCGGGGATTCACCTCCCTGCCGGTGCATTTCGTCGGCAAGGCCGCCACCTTCTGCCTGCTGTACTCCTTCCCCCTGGTGCTGCTGGGCCACCTCGGGGCCGGGATTTGGACCGTCGCCCGGATCGTCGGCTGGGCCTTCGCCATCTGGGGGACTGTCCTGTACTGGTGGGCCGGCCTGCTCTACGCCCGCCAGACCTGGCACATCTACACCACCCTGCCCCCGGCGAAGAGCCGCGAACAGGTGCGCCGATGA
- a CDS encoding glycoside hydrolase family 26 protein, protein MVRLGAWVEGMDADPSVLDRYAEQLGVPMDIAGIFRGPDDDWPYPGDVELGEGRTLLVSWHLDEKADMAGWAAGDQDGWLREAAARIQGHGGPVVLRPWAEMNGDWVGFQPTPRGAAPRPRGGTYEEFIGAWRHVVETVRSCGVTNVKWAFNPTADTYPQTTPRRGPLPG, encoded by the coding sequence ATGGTGAGACTGGGAGCATGGGTCGAGGGGATGGACGCCGATCCGTCCGTCCTCGACCGGTACGCCGAACAGCTCGGCGTGCCCATGGACATCGCCGGCATCTTCCGAGGCCCCGACGATGACTGGCCCTACCCCGGCGACGTCGAGCTGGGCGAGGGCCGGACCCTGCTGGTCTCCTGGCATCTCGACGAGAAGGCCGACATGGCCGGCTGGGCGGCCGGCGACCAGGACGGCTGGCTGCGAGAGGCCGCCGCGCGCATCCAGGGCCACGGCGGTCCGGTGGTGCTGCGCCCGTGGGCCGAGATGAACGGCGACTGGGTCGGGTTCCAGCCCACCCCTCGCGGAGCCGCACCGCGGCCCCGCGGCGGGACCTACGAGGAGTTCATCGGCGCCTGGCGGCATGTCGTCGAGACCGTTCGGAGCTGCGGCGTCACCAATGTGAAATGGGCCTTCAACCCCACCGCCGACACCTATCCGCAGACCACCCCCCGTCGAGGCCCTCTACCCGGGTGA
- a CDS encoding HIT family protein, with protein sequence MGEDRDSGAAAEAIRVEFAADQAGIPDPFRRLWTPYRMAYIDGENKPADDREGQGCPFCRAPGQTDDQSLIVHRGRYCYVIMNLYPYSPGHLLVCPYRHVAGYIDATPEETREMAELSQSAIRVLTATSHPQGFNLGMNQGAAGGAGVAAHLHQHVVPRWVGDTNFLPITGGTRAIPQLLGDGRAMLAEAWEDHA encoded by the coding sequence ATGGGCGAGGACCGCGACTCCGGTGCCGCCGCGGAGGCGATCCGCGTCGAGTTCGCAGCCGACCAGGCGGGGATCCCCGACCCCTTCCGGCGGCTGTGGACCCCCTACCGGATGGCCTACATCGACGGCGAGAACAAACCCGCCGACGACCGCGAGGGTCAGGGCTGCCCGTTCTGCCGGGCCCCGGGACAGACCGATGACCAGTCCCTCATCGTCCACCGCGGGCGGTACTGCTACGTCATCATGAACCTGTACCCGTACTCTCCCGGCCACCTCCTGGTGTGCCCCTACCGGCACGTGGCCGGCTACATCGACGCCACGCCCGAGGAGACCCGGGAGATGGCGGAACTGTCCCAGTCGGCGATCCGGGTGCTCACCGCCACCTCCCATCCCCAGGGTTTCAACCTCGGGATGAACCAGGGAGCGGCCGGGGGCGCGGGGGTGGCCGCCCACCTGCATCAGCATGTGGTGCCCCGGTGGGTCGGCGACACCAACTTCCTTCCCATCACCGGAGGCACCCGAGCGATCCCGCAGCTGCTCGGCGACGGACGGGCCATGCTGGCCGAGGCCTGGGAGGACCATGCTTGA
- the thrS gene encoding threonine--tRNA ligase translates to MSISITVQRSGSSEERQVDTTTTGLDLFGADRGVVAMRIDGELRDLQRIVPEGAVVEAVEATSPDGLNIIRHSATHVMAQAVQQVFPQVDLGIGPFITDGFYYDFGNIDAVTPELVKDLEKRMKRIVKENQRFVRRVVSEDEARAELSDQPYKLELIGSKGGHQAEGASVEVGGAELTIYDNVRRDGRTAWKDLCRGPHVPSTKYLGNGFALTKSSAAYWKGDQANDQLQRIYGTAWASKEDLVDYQTRMAEAARRDHRKLGAELDLFSFPEEIGPGLAVFHPKGGILRHIIEDFITTEHLRRGFDIVYTPEITKSGVFHTSGHLPHYADTMFPPMTVDEERDENGEVTRAGQEYYLKAMNCPMQNLIYRSRGRSYRDLPLKLFEMGHDYRYEKSGVVQGLTRMRGFTQDDSHIYCTPEQAPDVIRELLSFFDDVLKAFGLGEFYLELSTRDTEGKNQDKFIGSEEDWAEATRILDETCRSTGLDLVPDPGGAAFYGPKVSVQAKDAIGRTWQMSTVQYDFNQPERFKLEYTASDGTRRRPVMIHSAKLGSVERFIGVLTEHYAGAFPVWLSPVQVQAVPVAEEFDSYLDAFAARLRAADLRIEVDRSTDRFGKKIRNATQTKAPFIVIAGGEDAEAGAVSFRFRDGSQLNGVPVDRAVAIVSGWARARRNEDPTAENAEDVLDGGVA, encoded by the coding sequence GTGTCCATCTCCATCACCGTGCAGCGATCCGGAAGCTCCGAGGAACGCCAGGTGGACACCACGACTACCGGCCTGGACCTGTTCGGAGCCGATCGCGGCGTCGTGGCCATGAGGATCGACGGAGAGCTGCGGGATCTGCAGCGGATCGTGCCCGAGGGGGCCGTGGTCGAGGCCGTCGAGGCCACCAGCCCCGACGGGCTGAACATCATCCGGCACTCCGCCACCCACGTGATGGCCCAGGCCGTTCAGCAGGTCTTCCCCCAGGTCGACCTGGGCATCGGACCGTTCATCACCGACGGCTTCTACTACGACTTCGGCAACATCGACGCCGTCACCCCCGAGCTCGTCAAGGATCTCGAGAAGAGGATGAAGAGGATCGTCAAGGAGAACCAGCGCTTCGTGCGCCGGGTGGTCTCCGAGGATGAGGCCCGCGCCGAGCTGTCCGACCAGCCCTACAAGCTGGAACTCATCGGCTCCAAGGGCGGTCACCAGGCCGAGGGGGCGTCGGTGGAGGTCGGCGGAGCCGAGCTCACCATCTACGACAATGTGCGACGCGACGGCCGGACCGCGTGGAAGGACCTGTGCCGCGGCCCCCATGTGCCCTCCACCAAATACCTCGGCAACGGATTCGCCCTGACCAAGTCCTCGGCCGCCTACTGGAAGGGCGACCAGGCCAACGATCAGCTGCAGCGCATCTACGGCACCGCCTGGGCCTCCAAGGAGGACCTCGTCGACTACCAGACGCGGATGGCCGAGGCCGCCAGGCGCGACCATCGCAAGCTGGGCGCCGAACTCGACCTGTTCAGCTTCCCCGAGGAGATCGGACCGGGACTGGCCGTCTTCCACCCCAAGGGCGGCATCCTGCGCCACATCATCGAGGACTTCATCACCACCGAGCACCTGCGCCGTGGATTCGACATCGTCTACACCCCCGAGATCACCAAGAGCGGGGTCTTCCACACCTCCGGTCACCTGCCGCACTACGCCGACACCATGTTCCCGCCGATGACGGTCGACGAGGAGCGCGACGAGAACGGCGAGGTCACCCGGGCCGGCCAGGAGTACTACCTCAAGGCCATGAACTGCCCGATGCAGAACCTCATCTACCGCTCCCGGGGCCGCTCCTACCGCGACCTGCCGCTCAAGCTGTTCGAGATGGGACACGACTACCGCTACGAGAAGTCCGGGGTGGTCCAGGGACTCACCCGCATGCGCGGCTTCACCCAGGACGACTCGCACATCTACTGCACCCCCGAGCAGGCCCCCGACGTCATCCGCGAGCTGCTGAGCTTCTTCGACGACGTTCTGAAGGCCTTCGGGCTGGGGGAGTTCTACCTCGAACTGTCCACCCGCGACACCGAGGGCAAGAACCAGGACAAGTTCATCGGCTCCGAGGAGGACTGGGCCGAGGCGACCCGGATCCTCGACGAGACCTGCCGCTCGACCGGCCTGGACCTGGTCCCCGACCCGGGCGGGGCGGCCTTCTACGGACCGAAGGTCTCGGTGCAGGCCAAGGACGCCATCGGACGGACCTGGCAGATGTCGACCGTCCAGTACGACTTCAACCAGCCCGAACGGTTCAAGCTCGAGTACACCGCATCCGACGGCACCCGCCGGCGCCCGGTGATGATCCACTCCGCCAAGCTCGGCTCGGTGGAGAGGTTCATCGGGGTGCTCACCGAGCACTACGCCGGCGCCTTCCCCGTCTGGCTGTCCCCGGTCCAGGTGCAGGCGGTGCCGGTCGCCGAGGAGTTCGACTCCTACCTGGACGCCTTCGCGGCCCGGCTGCGGGCCGCCGACCTGCGCATCGAGGTCGACCGCAGCACCGACAGGTTCGGCAAGAAGATCCGCAACGCCACCCAGACCAAGGCCCCCTTCATCGTCATCGCCGGCGGGGAGGACGCCGAGGCCGGCGCCGTCTCCTTCCGGTTCCGCGACGGCTCCCAGCTCAACGGGGTGCCCGTGGACCGGGCGGTGGCGATCGTGTCCGGATGGGCGCGGGCCCGACGCAATGAGGATCCCACCGCCGAGAACGCCGAGGACGTTCTCGACGGGGGAGTGGCCTGA
- a CDS encoding NAD(P)-dependent alcohol dehydrogenase, whose protein sequence is MPITVKALQKAGPDQPFRVVQIARRDPRPDDVVIAIRAAGICHSDIHTIRNEWGRAHFPLTVGHEIAGVVETVGSAVTRWRVGDRVGVGCMVNSCGRCEECLAGQEQCCTGTNGQARGMVGTYDSTDVDGTITQGGYAQKIVVNERFVCRIPDALGFEEAAPLLCAGITTYSPLAAWNARPGSRVAVVGLGGLGHMGVQIAAARGAEVTVLTRTLRKEGLARELGADHVLATSEPEFFKAHRASFDLILNTISAQIPLRSYLGLLRPRGVMVNVGLPPEPLDLPMGSLIGGNKVLAGSNIGGIAQTQEMLDFCAEHGFGARIETIGVDQVDEAYDRVVAGDVRFRFVIDTSTF, encoded by the coding sequence ATGCCCATCACCGTCAAGGCGCTGCAGAAGGCCGGACCCGATCAGCCCTTCCGGGTGGTCCAGATCGCCCGGCGCGATCCGCGGCCCGATGACGTCGTCATCGCCATCAGGGCCGCCGGCATCTGCCACTCCGACATCCACACCATCCGAAACGAGTGGGGGCGCGCCCACTTCCCTCTCACCGTCGGCCACGAGATCGCCGGCGTCGTGGAGACCGTCGGGTCGGCTGTGACGCGCTGGAGGGTCGGCGACCGGGTCGGGGTGGGCTGCATGGTGAACTCCTGCGGGCGGTGCGAGGAGTGCCTGGCCGGTCAGGAGCAGTGCTGCACCGGGACCAACGGGCAGGCCCGCGGGATGGTGGGCACCTACGACTCGACCGACGTCGACGGCACCATCACCCAGGGCGGCTACGCCCAGAAGATCGTGGTCAACGAGCGCTTCGTGTGCCGCATCCCCGACGCCCTGGGCTTCGAGGAGGCCGCCCCGCTGCTGTGCGCCGGGATCACCACTTACTCCCCGCTGGCGGCGTGGAACGCCCGGCCCGGCTCCCGGGTGGCCGTCGTGGGGCTCGGCGGGCTGGGCCACATGGGGGTCCAGATCGCCGCCGCCCGCGGCGCCGAGGTCACCGTGCTCACCCGCACCCTGCGCAAGGAGGGGCTGGCCCGCGAACTCGGTGCCGACCACGTCCTGGCCACCTCCGAACCCGAGTTCTTCAAGGCCCACCGGGCCTCCTTCGACCTCATTCTCAACACGATCAGCGCCCAGATCCCGCTGCGCTCCTACCTGGGACTGCTGCGCCCGCGCGGCGTCATGGTCAACGTCGGTCTGCCCCCCGAGCCCCTCGATCTGCCGATGGGCAGCCTCATCGGCGGCAACAAGGTGCTGGCCGGTTCCAACATCGGCGGGATCGCCCAGACACAGGAGATGCTCGACTTCTGCGCCGAGCACGGTTTCGGGGCCCGGATCGAGACGATCGGCGTCGACCAGGTGGACGAGGCCTACGACCGGGTCGTCGCCGGCGACGTGAGATTCCGCTTCGTCATCGACACCTCCACCTTCTGA
- a CDS encoding DUF881 domain-containing protein, with protein MPEDDTTDQDLPPAARRRPARPSRAQLVIAVILCLCAFAVVAQVRSRDHEDPFATMRRADLVSMLDSLSTSSRQLDSELADLRETQRDLQSGADSRRAARAQADRRLSQLKVLEGTVPVAGPGVTIRIEDPDSKVSSDMILDAVEELRDAGAEALAINGKVRVVASTWFASRADGLTVSGKAVSRPITITAIGDPHSLEEGAMFRGGMVSQMQAPQVGATVTITRSQQVRIDAVATPRPLSHATPVR; from the coding sequence ATGCCTGAGGACGACACCACCGACCAGGACCTGCCGCCGGCCGCCCGCCGCCGGCCGGCCCGCCCGTCCAGGGCCCAGCTCGTCATCGCCGTGATCCTGTGCCTGTGCGCCTTCGCCGTCGTCGCCCAGGTGCGCTCCCGCGACCACGAGGACCCCTTCGCCACCATGCGACGCGCCGACCTGGTGTCCATGCTCGACTCCCTGTCGACGTCCTCGCGTCAGCTCGACTCCGAACTGGCCGACCTGCGCGAGACCCAGCGGGACCTGCAGTCGGGGGCCGACTCCCGGCGGGCGGCCCGGGCCCAGGCCGACCGGCGTCTCTCCCAGCTCAAGGTGCTGGAGGGCACCGTCCCGGTGGCCGGCCCGGGCGTCACGATCCGCATCGAGGACCCGGACTCGAAGGTCTCCTCGGACATGATCCTCGACGCCGTGGAGGAGCTGCGCGACGCCGGCGCCGAGGCGCTGGCGATCAACGGGAAGGTCCGCGTGGTGGCGAGCACCTGGTTCGCCTCCCGCGCCGACGGGCTCACCGTCTCCGGGAAGGCCGTCTCCCGCCCGATCACCATCACCGCCATCGGCGACCCCCACTCCCTGGAGGAGGGGGCGATGTTCCGCGGCGGCATGGTCTCCCAGATGCAGGCCCCCCAGGTCGGAGCCACGGTGACGATCACCCGCTCCCAGCAGGTGCGCATCGACGCCGTCGCGACCCCGCGGCCGCTCAGTCATGCGACACCTGTGAGGTGA
- a CDS encoding glycosyltransferase family 4 protein, with protein MTGHTGDRRRIDTLRDLRSLTRRLTPSRREPPEALGREGEWLSIGLVCPYSFSRPGGVQNHVLGLASWLRSQGHVVHILGPGHPGRRTLESLGLPPECFTSTGMTVPVPANGSVARLGFGLGAATRVRAWLESQYFDVIHLHEPLTPSSSLLALWNADRPLVATFHSCFEDSAFADSVVLRAARRLAPSSVARIDEAVAVSQAAAGAARRYWQVDPAIIGNGVETGRLAACWAPPGRWRAGDHPRICFLGRFGEPRKGFAVFTEVVRRVRRAHPDLEAVVVGPGDPPADLEADLRIRFLGPLPDAERDAVLGRTDVYLAPNTGGESFGIVLVEAMAAGATVVASDLTGFREVVTDSRGVIGWLAPVGDVTALARGVNQALAGLGSDLQARGLRRARQFDWDAVGPLLVERYRAAMEDRSNR; from the coding sequence ATGACCGGACACACCGGCGACCGACGCCGCATCGACACCCTGCGCGACCTGCGCTCGTTGACCCGCCGCCTCACCCCGTCGCGGCGCGAACCCCCCGAGGCGCTCGGCCGCGAGGGAGAGTGGCTCAGCATCGGGCTGGTCTGCCCCTACTCCTTCAGCCGTCCCGGCGGGGTGCAGAATCACGTCCTCGGCCTGGCCTCCTGGCTGCGCTCCCAGGGCCATGTGGTCCACATCCTGGGGCCGGGACATCCCGGACGCCGCACGCTGGAGAGTCTCGGGCTGCCGCCGGAGTGCTTCACCAGCACCGGCATGACGGTGCCCGTGCCGGCCAACGGGTCGGTGGCCCGGCTCGGCTTCGGCCTGGGCGCGGCCACCAGGGTGCGGGCATGGCTGGAGTCCCAGTACTTCGACGTCATCCACCTCCACGAGCCCCTCACGCCGTCCAGCTCCCTGCTGGCGCTGTGGAACGCCGACCGGCCGCTGGTCGCCACCTTCCACTCCTGCTTCGAGGACTCCGCCTTCGCCGACTCGGTGGTACTGAGGGCCGCCCGGCGGCTGGCCCCCTCCTCGGTGGCGCGGATCGACGAGGCGGTGGCCGTCTCCCAGGCGGCGGCGGGAGCGGCCCGTCGCTACTGGCAGGTGGACCCGGCGATCATCGGCAACGGAGTGGAGACCGGACGGTTGGCGGCGTGCTGGGCTCCGCCCGGGCGCTGGCGGGCCGGCGACCATCCGCGGATCTGCTTCCTGGGACGCTTCGGGGAGCCCCGCAAGGGGTTCGCCGTGTTCACCGAGGTCGTCCGGAGGGTCCGACGGGCCCACCCGGACCTCGAGGCGGTGGTCGTGGGGCCCGGGGACCCGCCCGCCGACCTCGAGGCGGACCTGCGGATCCGCTTCCTGGGCCCCCTGCCCGATGCTGAGCGCGACGCGGTGCTGGGCCGCACCGACGTGTACCTGGCCCCCAACACCGGCGGTGAGTCCTTCGGCATCGTCCTGGTCGAGGCGATGGCCGCGGGGGCGACGGTGGTGGCCAGCGATCTCACCGGGTTCCGGGAGGTGGTCACCGACTCCCGCGGCGTCATTGGCTGGCTCGCCCCGGTCGGCGACGTCACGGCGCTGGCCCGGGGGGTCAACCAGGCCCTCGCCGGCCTCGGGTCCGATCTCCAGGCCCGCGGACTGCGGCGCGCCCGCCAGTTCGACTGGGACGCCGTGGGCCCGCTCCTGGTGGAGCGCTACCGCGCCGCGATGGAGGACCGTTCGAACCGCTGA
- the pgsA gene encoding phosphatidylinositol phosphate synthase — MLEHFRAGWSKLMHPLAAALIRMHITPDMVTWAGTIGTVAMALICFPQGWLWQGAWLVALFIFSDSLDGNMARQLGRHSEWGSFLDSTLDRFGDAAIFAGVALYYAGHGHSVVWAGIAIAAMTFGQITSYVRAKAESLGKEAKMGLATRSDRLLIVLVGVELTGLAESGIFAHIFVWGLPVALCYLTLAGLVTVGQRMTAVRRQALS, encoded by the coding sequence ATGCTTGAGCACTTCCGGGCCGGCTGGTCCAAGCTGATGCACCCGCTGGCCGCCGCCCTCATCCGGATGCACATCACCCCCGACATGGTCACCTGGGCCGGCACCATCGGCACCGTGGCGATGGCGCTGATCTGCTTCCCCCAGGGGTGGCTGTGGCAGGGGGCCTGGCTCGTGGCGCTGTTCATCTTCTCCGACTCCCTGGACGGCAACATGGCCCGCCAGCTGGGCCGGCACTCCGAGTGGGGATCCTTCCTGGACTCCACCCTCGACCGGTTCGGCGACGCCGCCATCTTCGCCGGCGTGGCCCTGTACTACGCCGGGCACGGCCACTCGGTGGTCTGGGCGGGCATCGCCATCGCGGCGATGACCTTCGGTCAGATCACCTCCTATGTGCGGGCCAAGGCCGAGTCTCTGGGCAAGGAGGCGAAGATGGGCCTGGCCACTCGGTCCGACCGTCTGCTGATCGTGCTCGTCGGCGTCGAACTGACTGGCCTGGCCGAGTCCGGCATCTTCGCGCACATCTTCGTCTGGGGGCTTCCGGTGGCACTGTGCTACCTCACCCTCGCCGGTCTGGTGACGGTGGGCCAGCGGATGACGGCGGTGCGCCGCCAGGCCCTGTCCTGA
- a CDS encoding glycine cleavage system protein H codes for MAELPEDLQYTEDHLWVRPGNGDEVRIGITETAVARFGGIVGISLPDVGAVLSRGDVLAEIETDDESVDIETPVGGEVVAVNAVAAEAPDQIAADPFGDGWLVAVEIDDPTDLEDLLDVDAYSALDEQE; via the coding sequence ATGGCAGAACTGCCCGAGGATCTCCAGTACACCGAGGACCATCTGTGGGTCCGTCCCGGAAACGGGGACGAGGTGCGCATCGGGATCACCGAGACCGCCGTGGCCCGGTTCGGCGGCATTGTCGGGATCAGCCTCCCCGATGTGGGTGCGGTGCTGAGCCGCGGGGACGTGCTGGCGGAGATCGAGACCGACGACGAGTCGGTCGACATCGAGACCCCGGTCGGCGGGGAGGTGGTCGCCGTCAACGCGGTGGCCGCCGAGGCCCCCGACCAGATCGCCGCCGACCCCTTCGGGGACGGCTGGCTGGTGGCCGTGGAGATCGACGATCCCACCGACCTGGAGGACCTGCTCGACGTCGACGCGTACAGCGCGCTGGACGAGCAGGAATGA
- a CDS encoding LpxL/LpxP family acyltransferase gives MGSPEQLRDGLQAGAIAGLRYCPRALWQPASRAAGALMGAHPAPPVRQWMLNAEVMTGSRPSAGQVRAAVVSWARTQVVSMQLPRWSPGRIAAAVSWDPAALDLLRTAAGSRGAVVALPHMGSWDLAGAWVAGQGLPVTTVAERLPDPQFDLFVRTRNRLGMRVHANTETGVMRHLLDDVSSGRLVCLVADRDLSGSGIATHWRTARGAVDGRIPPGPAHLAVLTGAALIGAACHYTDPTHMRIDFSPVLEPPPTGSSRRRAGALTDRLAEWFSMRIRDHVLDWHMFQPFFDGVRP, from the coding sequence GTGGGGTCACCTGAGCAGCTTCGGGACGGCCTGCAGGCCGGCGCCATCGCCGGCCTGCGCTACTGCCCCCGCGCCCTGTGGCAGCCGGCATCCCGGGCCGCCGGTGCGCTGATGGGGGCCCACCCGGCGCCCCCGGTGCGCCAGTGGATGCTCAACGCCGAGGTGATGACCGGCTCGCGCCCGAGCGCCGGGCAGGTCCGTGCCGCCGTGGTCTCGTGGGCGCGCACCCAGGTGGTCTCCATGCAGCTGCCCCGCTGGTCGCCCGGCCGGATCGCCGCCGCGGTGTCCTGGGACCCGGCCGCGCTGGACCTGCTGCGGACGGCCGCCGGAAGCCGCGGAGCGGTCGTGGCGCTGCCCCATATGGGGTCCTGGGACCTGGCCGGGGCGTGGGTCGCCGGCCAGGGACTGCCGGTCACCACGGTCGCCGAACGGCTCCCCGACCCCCAGTTCGACCTCTTCGTGCGCACCCGCAACCGGCTCGGAATGCGCGTCCACGCGAACACCGAGACCGGGGTCATGAGGCACCTTCTCGACGACGTCTCCTCCGGGCGGCTGGTCTGCCTTGTGGCCGACCGCGACCTGTCCGGATCTGGGATCGCGACCCACTGGCGGACCGCCCGCGGAGCCGTCGACGGCCGGATCCCACCGGGCCCCGCCCATCTTGCGGTGCTCACCGGGGCGGCGCTCATCGGCGCCGCCTGCCATTACACCGACCCCACCCACATGCGGATCGACTTCTCCCCGGTCCTGGAACCGCCGCCCACCGGATCCTCCCGCCGGCGGGCCGGGGCGCTCACCGACCGGCTGGCAGAGTGGTTCTCCATGAGGATCCGCGACCACGTGCTGGACTGGCACATGTTCCAGCCCTTCTTCGACGGGGTGAGGCCATGA
- a CDS encoding DUF881 domain-containing protein yields MTSPGGAGTGPGRPARPDASMDLLRQVREEAMEPEYLTAADRRGVTTPPGRGIVGTVLVLVLAGLMLGGSWRATSAERPATTQERGDIIQRIESASAHQSTQQARVEALRRQVGAMRASESAARSASAQVSRAEVAAGAAPVAGQGVEVLVDDSADGSQDGRIVDKDLRMLVNGLWQAGAEAVAVNGHRVTTRTSIRGAGSAITVDYASITRPYRVVALGDSRSLPADLSQNDGGEWMSYLHNNFGVRYSVTPRSSVRLPGSDRVTATAATPR; encoded by the coding sequence ATGACCTCCCCGGGCGGCGCCGGGACCGGGCCGGGGCGCCCGGCCCGTCCCGACGCCAGCATGGACCTGCTGAGACAGGTCCGTGAGGAGGCCATGGAGCCGGAGTACCTCACCGCCGCCGATCGTCGCGGAGTCACCACCCCGCCCGGCCGTGGCATCGTCGGCACCGTCCTGGTGCTCGTGCTGGCCGGCCTCATGCTCGGCGGATCCTGGCGGGCCACCTCCGCCGAGCGCCCCGCCACCACCCAGGAGCGCGGCGACATCATCCAGCGGATCGAGTCCGCCAGCGCCCACCAGTCCACCCAGCAGGCCCGCGTCGAGGCGCTGCGCCGCCAGGTGGGTGCCATGCGGGCCTCCGAGAGCGCCGCCCGGTCGGCGTCGGCCCAGGTGAGCCGGGCCGAGGTCGCGGCCGGGGCCGCCCCTGTCGCCGGCCAGGGCGTCGAGGTGCTCGTCGACGACTCCGCCGACGGGTCGCAGGACGGGCGCATTGTCGACAAGGACCTGCGGATGCTGGTCAACGGGCTGTGGCAGGCCGGGGCTGAGGCCGTGGCGGTCAACGGGCACCGGGTCACCACCAGGACCTCGATCCGGGGAGCCGGCTCGGCTATCACCGTCGACTACGCCTCGATCACCCGCCCCTACCGGGTGGTCGCCCTCGGCGACTCGCGGAGTCTGCCGGCCGACCTGTCGCAGAACGACGGAGGGGAGTGGATGAGTTATCTGCACAACAACTTCGGCGTGAGGTACTCGGTGACCCCGCGCAGCTCGGTGCGGCTGCCCGGCAGCGACCGGGTCACCGCGACCGCCGCCACCCCGCGTTGA